In Azospirillaceae bacterium, a genomic segment contains:
- a CDS encoding haloacid dehalogenase type II → MTGAAGTGPSRESLTGVRACVFDAYGTLLDIASAGRRCADMLGDRADQVTAAWRTRQLTYAWLSSLMGIHRDFWRVTEDALDMTLAEAGITSEMLRARLLAQYRVLDAFPDTRPALTELRGRGLPLAILSNGTPEMLRASLDSASLADLFDAVLSVESAGIYKPHPDVYRLACDQFYLPPDAICFVSSNYWDVSGASVFGYRTVWLNRTGERPDRLPGRPAAVIGSLADLPGLLGAVV, encoded by the coding sequence ATGACGGGTGCGGCGGGAACGGGACCTTCGCGCGAAAGCCTGACCGGCGTGCGTGCATGCGTGTTCGATGCGTATGGAACGCTGCTGGACATCGCATCCGCAGGCCGCCGGTGCGCCGACATGCTGGGCGACCGGGCCGATCAGGTGACGGCCGCTTGGCGAACCCGCCAACTCACCTATGCCTGGCTTTCGAGCCTGATGGGCATCCACCGCGATTTCTGGCGGGTGACCGAGGATGCGCTGGACATGACCCTGGCCGAAGCCGGGATCACCAGCGAGATGCTGCGCGCGCGCCTCCTGGCCCAATACCGGGTCCTTGACGCATTCCCGGACACCCGGCCCGCCCTGACCGAATTGCGCGGCCGGGGCCTGCCACTCGCCATCTTGTCGAACGGCACGCCCGAAATGCTGCGCGCCTCGCTGGACAGCGCAAGCCTGGCGGACCTGTTCGACGCAGTGTTGTCGGTCGAGTCGGCCGGAATCTACAAGCCGCACCCGGACGTCTACCGGCTGGCCTGCGACCAGTTCTACCTGCCGCCCGACGCGATCTGTTTCGTGTCTTCCAATTATTGGGACGTGTCCGGGGCGAGCGTCTTCGGGTACCGTACGGTGTGGCTAAACCGCACAGGCGAGCGGCCCGACCGTCTGCCCGGCCGTCCGGCCGCTGTCATCGGCTCGCTTGCCGATTTGCCAGGGCTCCTCGGCGCGGTAGTCTGA
- a CDS encoding lytic transglycosylase domain-containing protein, giving the protein MAAAVAVALLLVAGPAYANLNERDLQTYRQAYQLLEGGKLEQARRVAQQASERLPAKVLEWIHLTRPDTTAPYHEIVGFLRANPQWPTPYALRRRAEVAMPPTLPAEEVRAFFEAFPPLTNQGLIRYVDTLIATEDKVAATQLVRRRWIEGSFSASEEAEFRTRFGAMLRPDDHWARLDRLLWDNDDAAARRVVPFVPPGHAALADARLRLAQGAADADALVARVPEELRNDPGLHYERLRWARKRDRDDLALQLLLDAPPQLGRQAPWWAERHVLVRRAFERGDHALAYRLAKGHGQHDGVPFAEGEWLAGWLALQFLRQPADAFAHFERMYRNVTAPISIARAAYWAGRAQAALGSDGEARKWYELSAAYPTTFYGQLAGTTLGRDRLPLPVDMQVPAQAAASFERRELVRAVRMLLEIQRADRKAPRAANERTAIFIRRLLETAETPVEFGLIGRLSLDAGRQDIAIMTAKAAIQHEVTMVQAGYPILEAGRNLSKPEGALVHALIRQESLFNPQAVSPVGARGLMQLMPATANEVAKKLGLKSATPAKLTGDPDFNIRLGSTYLGDLLDRFNGSYILAIASYNAGAGRTRQWIEKFGDPRTEGIDPIDWIESIPFNETRNYVQRVMEGLQVYRQRLGGTQAQLRIDKDLRR; this is encoded by the coding sequence ATGGCGGCCGCAGTGGCCGTCGCGTTACTGCTGGTGGCCGGCCCGGCGTACGCCAATCTGAACGAACGCGACCTCCAGACCTATCGGCAGGCCTACCAGTTGCTCGAAGGCGGCAAGCTGGAACAGGCCCGCCGCGTCGCCCAACAGGCCTCCGAGCGGCTGCCGGCCAAGGTCCTGGAATGGATTCACCTGACCCGTCCGGACACGACGGCGCCCTACCACGAGATCGTCGGCTTCCTGCGGGCCAACCCGCAGTGGCCCACGCCGTACGCGCTGCGCCGGCGGGCCGAAGTGGCGATGCCCCCCACCCTCCCCGCGGAGGAGGTTCGCGCATTCTTCGAAGCGTTTCCGCCGCTGACCAACCAGGGCCTGATCCGCTACGTCGACACCCTGATCGCGACGGAAGACAAGGTGGCCGCCACCCAGCTTGTGCGACGGCGCTGGATCGAAGGCAGCTTCAGCGCCAGCGAGGAGGCGGAATTCCGCACCCGTTTCGGCGCGATGCTGCGGCCCGACGATCACTGGGCACGGCTGGACCGGCTGCTGTGGGACAACGACGACGCGGCCGCCCGCCGCGTGGTGCCGTTCGTCCCGCCGGGCCACGCGGCCCTGGCCGACGCGCGCCTCCGGCTCGCCCAGGGGGCGGCGGACGCGGACGCGTTGGTCGCCCGCGTACCGGAGGAACTGCGCAACGATCCGGGCCTGCACTACGAGCGGCTGCGCTGGGCCCGCAAGCGCGACCGGGACGATCTGGCGCTGCAGCTTCTGCTCGACGCACCGCCCCAGCTCGGCCGCCAAGCGCCCTGGTGGGCGGAGCGGCACGTCCTGGTCCGCCGAGCCTTCGAGCGCGGGGACCATGCGCTGGCCTACCGCCTCGCCAAGGGCCACGGCCAGCACGACGGGGTGCCCTTCGCCGAAGGCGAATGGCTGGCGGGATGGCTGGCGCTCCAGTTCCTGCGGCAGCCGGCGGACGCCTTCGCCCACTTCGAGCGGATGTACCGCAACGTCACCGCGCCGATCAGCATCGCCCGCGCGGCGTACTGGGCGGGGCGGGCACAGGCGGCGCTGGGCAGCGATGGCGAGGCCCGGAAATGGTACGAGCTTTCGGCCGCCTATCCGACGACCTTCTACGGCCAGTTGGCCGGAACCACCCTTGGGCGCGACCGGCTTCCCTTGCCGGTGGACATGCAGGTGCCCGCCCAGGCCGCCGCCTCGTTCGAGCGGCGCGAACTGGTCCGGGCCGTCCGGATGCTGCTGGAGATCCAGCGCGCGGACCGGAAGGCCCCCCGGGCCGCCAACGAACGGACGGCGATCTTCATCCGCCGCCTGCTCGAAACCGCGGAAACGCCGGTCGAATTCGGGCTGATCGGCCGGTTGTCCCTGGATGCGGGGCGGCAGGACATTGCGATCATGACCGCCAAGGCCGCCATTCAGCACGAAGTGACAATGGTGCAGGCCGGCTACCCGATCCTGGAGGCCGGCAGGAACCTGTCGAAGCCCGAAGGGGCCCTGGTCCATGCGCTGATCCGGCAGGAAAGCCTCTTCAACCCGCAGGCCGTCAGCCCGGTGGGTGCACGCGGCCTGATGCAGCTCATGCCGGCCACCGCGAACGAGGTGGCGAAGAAGCTGGGCCTGAAGTCGGCGACACCGGCCAAGCTGACGGGCGACCCCGATTTCAACATCCGTCTCGGCTCGACCTACCTGGGCGACCTGCTGGACCGCTTCAACGGCTCTTACATTCTGGCGATTGCCAGCTATAACGCCGGTGCCGGGCGCACGCGGCAATGGATCGAGAAGTTCGGCGATCCGCGGACCGAAGGGATCGATCCCATCGACTGGATTGAGTCGATCCCTTTCAATGAAACCCGCAACTACGTGCAGCGTGTGATGGAAGGCCTCCAGGTCTACCGTCAGCGCCTCGGCGGGACGCAGGCGCAGCTTCGGATCGACAAGGATCTGCGCAGGTAA
- the dapA gene encoding 4-hydroxy-tetrahydrodipicolinate synthase, which translates to MFKGSIVALITPFSGGRIDEKAFQSFVDWQVREGTHGLVPVGTTGESPTLSHDEHGRVVELCVEAAAGRVPVIAGTGSNSTEEAIELTRHAKKAGANAALVVTPYYNKPTQEGLYQHFKAIHDAVELPIIIYNIPGRCVVDMSVETMGRLAKLPNIIGVKDATNDLARPLRTRTEIGPDFCQLSGEDATVVGFLAQGGHGCISVTANVAPRLCARMHEAWWKGDFATVAEIRDRLMPLHQALFTETSPAPVKFAASLLGHCAEDVRLPLVPPTQPTRDKVRAAMKHAGLLG; encoded by the coding sequence ATGTTCAAGGGATCGATCGTTGCCCTGATTACTCCGTTCAGCGGCGGACGCATCGACGAGAAAGCCTTCCAGTCCTTCGTCGACTGGCAGGTGCGCGAGGGCACCCACGGCCTCGTTCCCGTCGGCACCACCGGAGAGTCCCCGACGCTCAGCCATGACGAGCACGGGCGCGTCGTGGAGCTGTGCGTCGAGGCGGCGGCCGGCCGTGTGCCCGTCATCGCCGGCACAGGTTCGAACTCGACCGAAGAGGCGATCGAATTGACCCGCCACGCCAAGAAGGCGGGTGCCAACGCGGCCCTGGTGGTTACGCCTTACTACAACAAGCCGACGCAGGAAGGGCTGTACCAGCATTTCAAGGCCATTCACGACGCAGTTGAGCTTCCGATCATCATCTACAACATTCCCGGTCGCTGTGTCGTGGACATGTCTGTGGAGACTATGGGGCGACTGGCGAAACTTCCGAATATCATTGGTGTGAAGGACGCCACCAACGACTTGGCGCGTCCGCTGCGCACCCGGACCGAGATCGGTCCCGACTTCTGCCAACTGTCGGGCGAGGACGCGACCGTTGTCGGCTTCCTGGCCCAGGGGGGGCATGGCTGCATCTCGGTCACCGCGAACGTCGCCCCGCGCCTGTGCGCCCGCATGCACGAGGCGTGGTGGAAGGGGGATTTCGCCACCGTCGCCGAGATCCGGGACCGCCTCATGCCCCTGCACCAGGCCTTGTTCACGGAAACCTCCCCGGCGCCGGTGAAATTCGCCGCCTCGCTTCTCGGCCATTGCGCCGAGGACGTCCGCCTGCCACTCGTCCCACCGACCCAGCCGACTCGCGACAAGGTGCGTGCGGCCATGAAACACGCGGGGCTTCTCGGCTGA
- the smpB gene encoding SsrA-binding protein SmpB produces the protein MAQTAAHERRLAAQNRRARHDYFIDDTIEAGIILAGTEVKSLRSGRASINESYAGPSEGDLWLFNAYIPEYQQAGRWLQHEVRRPRKLLLHRRERNKLMEAIQREGATLVPLSIYFNDRGIAKVELGLARGKKKADKRETEKERSWQRDKARLLRSRG, from the coding sequence ATGGCCCAAACCGCAGCCCATGAACGGCGGCTGGCCGCCCAGAACCGTCGCGCGCGCCACGACTATTTCATCGACGACACCATCGAGGCCGGCATCATCCTGGCCGGCACCGAGGTGAAGTCCCTGCGCAGTGGCCGCGCCAGCATCAACGAGAGCTATGCCGGCCCCAGCGAGGGGGACCTCTGGCTTTTCAACGCCTACATCCCGGAATACCAGCAGGCCGGACGCTGGCTTCAGCACGAGGTGCGCCGGCCGCGCAAGTTGCTGCTGCACCGGCGCGAGCGGAACAAGCTGATGGAGGCGATCCAGCGGGAAGGGGCGACGCTCGTCCCGCTGTCGATCTACTTCAACGACCGCGGCATCGCGAAGGTGGAGCTGGGTCTCGCCCGCGGCAAGAAGAAGGCCGACAAGCGCGAGACGGAGAAGGAGCGCTCATGGCAACGGGACAAGGCGCGCCTGCTGCGGTCCAGGGGGTGA